In candidate division KSB1 bacterium, the DNA window CGCGGCATAGCCAGGTTGTTGGCTTCAGTACTTGTTTTTGCCATGATCATATTCCTGGGCGGCGTTGGGTTTAAATTTCTGGCGCCGCGAATTACCAATGAAATAAAGCAGTTGAGTTCCGGCCTGAATGAACAGTCACCCGGGGAGACTTTGCAGAAACTTCAAGAGAATCTGGGGGATAAGATACCGTTTTTGTCGAACCCGATGATCCAAAAAGAGTTGAAAAAGAAGATCGATGATCTGTTGAAAAAAAGTTTCTCAATGGTTGTGAATGTGTTGTCGGCGGCGGTGTCGATAATTATGCTGGCTTTCATCACTTTTTTTCTGCTCAAGGACGGGCGCCGAATGAAGAAAACGGTGGTGAGTTGGGTGCCAAACCGCTACTTTGAAATGACTTTGATTATTTTACACAAAACCGGCACTCAGCTTGGGCGGTATATTCGTGGTCAGTTACTGGTCGCTTCTATCGTCGGCTCGCTGTCTATTTTCGCTCTCTATCTTTTAGAAATTAAATACGCCTTTTTTATCGGGGCGATGGCCGGCCTGGCGAATATGATTCCCTACTTTGGACCCATTGTTGGAGCTGTTCCGGCCATAATCATGGCGCTTATTCACAACGACGGCTCCCTGGAAATTGTTGCGGTTGTTGCCGTGGCATTTGCCACCATTCAACTTTTTGAAAACATATTTGTCTCACCCTTCATCGTTTCCAAAAGTGTGGAACTCCATCCTCTGACAGTTATTATTGTTATTTTAATCGGCGGGCAGCTTGTGGGGATTTTCGGGATGCTGCTCGCAGTTCCTACCGCAAGCATCATCAAAGTTACGGCTCGGGAATTGCACTGGGGATTAAAGAACTACCGGATTTTTTAGGAGAATTTTCTACTTGTAGGTTCGAAATTCTGTACGAGTTGCACAGCTCTTCAATTCTTTCCAATTAAAGGCATCTTTAGAACCTCAAATGAATTATTAAACATTCCAGCCGTTTCCGCTGCAGTCATGAACTGCATTGGGATGAAAAGTGCATAGATTCCATTAATAGGTTAAAGATGCTCTAAGATAAAAGTCATGGTAGACTGAGCCATGTTCCAAGCTGGGAATTAATCGTTCTCCATGCAAATTCCGTTGGTCGTAGAGAGCGTATCCGCCAGATAACATGAGCCATTTGTTCTGGCGGTAACTCACGTCCAGCGCCAAATCAAGGCGCTTGCCAATGATT includes these proteins:
- a CDS encoding AI-2E family transporter — its product is MEQPPVLSVRFNPGTIKKIIGGFVLTLGFVALLILIPILQSVVTILIIAFFLALILNPIVNFIENRGIARLLASVLVFAMIIFLGGVGFKFLAPRITNEIKQLSSGLNEQSPGETLQKLQENLGDKIPFLSNPMIQKELKKKIDDLLKKSFSMVVNVLSAAVSIIMLAFITFFLLKDGRRMKKTVVSWVPNRYFEMTLIILHKTGTQLGRYIRGQLLVASIVGSLSIFALYLLEIKYAFFIGAMAGLANMIPYFGPIVGAVPAIIMALIHNDGSLEIVAVVAVAFATIQLFENIFVSPFIVSKSVELHPLTVIIVILIGGQLVGIFGMLLAVPTASIIKVTARELHWGLKNYRIF